In the Orenia marismortui DSM 5156 genome, one interval contains:
- a CDS encoding competence/damage-inducible protein A has translation MKAEIITIGTELLLGQIVDTNSQWIGQKLAEIGIDLYYKVAVGDNKERILDTLDHSFKRADIIITTGGLGPTQDDLTREAIADALDLNLVKNEDLLIEIKNYFDKMGYQMANNNLKQAYLPQGALPINNSEGTAPGILLDKDGKIIISMPGVPIEMKTMMQETIIPYLKDKYLSNQIIKSRVIKTCGIGESSLEEIIDDILEDQSNPTIAPLASQGEVKLRLTAKANSEKEALELINSKENELKERIGEYIYGYNDDTLEKVIARLLSEKGLTIATAESCTGGLIGDRLTSIPGSSNYFERGVISYSNQAKIELLNVKEDTLQEHGAVSSQTAKEMAQGIRELANTDIAIATTGIAGPGGGSLEKPVGLVYMAIADKEGIESYEYKFNGSRNRVKYLTSQMILNLLRKKLLCK, from the coding sequence ATGAAAGCAGAAATTATTACTATCGGAACAGAACTTTTATTAGGTCAGATTGTAGATACTAACTCACAATGGATAGGACAAAAATTAGCTGAAATAGGTATTGATCTATATTATAAAGTAGCAGTAGGAGATAACAAAGAGAGAATTTTAGATACATTAGATCATAGTTTTAAAAGAGCAGATATTATTATCACTACAGGAGGTTTAGGTCCTACTCAAGATGATTTAACTAGAGAAGCAATAGCTGATGCTTTAGACTTAAATCTAGTTAAAAATGAAGATTTATTAATAGAAATTAAAAATTATTTTGATAAAATGGGATATCAAATGGCTAATAATAATTTAAAGCAAGCATATTTACCACAAGGGGCTCTTCCGATTAATAATTCTGAAGGAACAGCACCAGGTATATTATTGGATAAAGATGGGAAGATTATTATATCAATGCCTGGAGTTCCAATAGAAATGAAAACAATGATGCAAGAGACGATAATTCCTTACTTAAAGGATAAGTACTTATCAAATCAAATAATAAAATCTAGAGTAATAAAAACTTGTGGGATAGGAGAATCATCACTAGAAGAAATTATTGATGATATTTTAGAAGATCAAAGTAATCCTACAATAGCTCCTTTAGCTAGTCAAGGGGAAGTGAAGTTAAGATTAACTGCCAAAGCCAATAGTGAGAAAGAAGCGCTTGAATTAATTAATAGTAAAGAAAATGAGTTAAAAGAAAGAATAGGGGAATATATTTATGGTTATAATGATGATACATTAGAGAAGGTAATAGCTAGATTATTATCAGAAAAAGGCCTAACAATAGCAACGGCTGAATCCTGTACAGGAGGATTAATTGGAGATAGATTAACCAGTATTCCAGGAAGTTCAAATTATTTTGAAAGAGGAGTAATTAGCTATAGTAATCAAGCAAAGATAGAATTATTAAATGTCAAGGAAGATACTTTACAAGAACATGGTGCAGTTAGTAGTCAAACTGCAAAAGAAATGGCTCAGGGAATTAGAGAATTGGCAAATACCGATATTGCTATCGCTACTACTGGTATTGCTGGACCAGGAGGGGGTAGCTTAGAGAAACCTGTAGGTCTAGTATATATGGCTATAGCAGATAAAGAAGGTATTGAAAGTTATGAGTATAAATTTAATGGAAGTAGAAATAGAGTTAAGTATCTTACTTCTCAAATGATTTTAAATTTATTGAGAAAGAAATTATTATGTAAGTAA
- a CDS encoding InlB B-repeat-containing protein: MAKHKKLKLLNLLGVIVFLGFVVGSLRQVSQSTLTINVVGKGEVNYTSGIYRKGRNINLKSTGVAGWRFDHWSGDISGKENPKKVSLIDDVEIKAVFYKINNKPEVKSKNKEELEDKDKIETSGGKELGAKDETELQKKEEGLEKKEQEELEKKRQEELERKKQEELEKKRQAELERKKQEELEKKRQAELERKKQEELEKKRQEELARKRKEELERKRQAELERKRKERLKNKEFKIMFGQEKKDLFKSVKRTSDGGYILAGWTESFASKAEDAYIVKTDYSGKQEWYKTFGGENIDRFYSVQQCSDGGYILAGLTKSFGAGRRDAYVVKLNNKGNVTWAKKFGEDKSDWFEEVRETADGGYILVGSTSAFGIGGRDGYIVKVDKRGNKEWDKVFRVKEGNEIYSVETTSDGGFVVVGYSGSPGNYQGYLAKLNYKGNKEWSREFGGQSNDKIYSITKSSNSGYILAGWTESFGAGGRDGYVIKVDSKGKKRWSKTLGGKEWDVFTSVKEFKNGDIVLVGETKILDDKGRDGYIVKLTRNGIAEWSKLYGGKGRDIFEDLDILPNNSVIIAGSREVDNNDINAYLVKVNLK, encoded by the coding sequence ATGGCTAAACATAAAAAATTAAAGCTACTTAATCTGCTTGGAGTAATAGTGTTTTTGGGATTTGTAGTGGGATCGTTAAGGCAAGTTTCTCAATCTACACTCACAATAAATGTAGTTGGAAAAGGAGAAGTCAATTATACTTCTGGAATTTACAGAAAAGGAAGAAATATAAATTTAAAATCTACTGGAGTAGCAGGCTGGAGATTTGATCATTGGTCTGGTGATATAAGTGGCAAAGAAAATCCTAAAAAAGTATCATTAATTGATGATGTTGAGATTAAAGCAGTATTTTATAAGATAAATAATAAGCCAGAAGTTAAATCTAAAAATAAAGAAGAGTTAGAAGATAAAGATAAAATAGAAACGAGTGGAGGAAAAGAGTTAGGAGCGAAAGATGAAACTGAATTACAAAAGAAGGAAGAAGGGTTAGAAAAGAAAGAACAAGAAGAGCTAGAAAAGAAAAGACAAGAGGAATTAGAAAGAAAGAAACAAGAAGAGCTAGAGAAGAAAAGACAAGCAGAATTAGAAAGAAAGAAACAAGAAGAGTTAGAAAAGAAAAGACAAGCAGAATTAGAAAGGAAGAAACAAGAAGAGCTAGAGAAGAAAAGACAAGAGGAATTGGCTAGAAAGAGAAAAGAAGAGTTAGAGAGAAAACGACAAGCAGAATTAGAAAGAAAGAGAAAAGAAAGATTGAAGAATAAAGAGTTTAAAATTATGTTTGGTCAAGAGAAGAAAGACTTATTTAAATCTGTTAAGAGAACATCTGATGGAGGATATATTTTAGCTGGATGGACCGAGTCTTTTGCTTCTAAAGCAGAGGATGCTTACATAGTAAAGACAGATTATAGTGGTAAGCAGGAATGGTATAAGACTTTTGGGGGAGAAAATATTGATAGATTTTATTCAGTTCAGCAATGTTCAGATGGAGGATATATTTTAGCGGGTCTAACAAAATCTTTTGGAGCAGGCAGAAGAGATGCTTATGTAGTTAAATTGAATAATAAAGGTAATGTAACCTGGGCTAAAAAATTTGGTGAAGATAAAAGTGATTGGTTTGAGGAAGTAAGAGAGACTGCTGATGGAGGTTATATCCTAGTTGGATCAACTAGTGCTTTTGGTATTGGTGGAAGAGATGGCTATATAGTTAAAGTTGATAAACGAGGAAATAAAGAATGGGATAAGGTATTTAGAGTTAAAGAAGGAAATGAAATTTATTCTGTTGAAACAACCTCAGATGGTGGTTTTGTTGTAGTAGGATATAGTGGTAGTCCTGGTAATTATCAAGGCTATCTAGCTAAACTGAATTATAAAGGAAATAAAGAATGGTCAAGAGAATTTGGTGGTCAAAGTAATGATAAAATTTATTCTATCACTAAAAGTTCAAATTCTGGATATATATTGGCAGGCTGGACAGAGTCTTTTGGTGCAGGAGGAAGAGATGGTTATGTAATTAAGGTAGACTCAAAAGGTAAGAAAAGGTGGTCTAAGACTTTAGGAGGGAAGGAATGGGATGTATTTACTAGTGTTAAGGAGTTTAAAAATGGAGATATAGTATTAGTTGGAGAAACGAAAATTTTAGATGATAAAGGAAGAGATGGATATATAGTTAAGTTAACTAGGAATGGAATTGCAGAATGGAGTAAATTATATGGAGGTAAAGGAAGAGATATCTTTGAAGATTTAGATATACTTCCTAATAATTCTGTTATTATAGCAGGAAGCAGAGAAGTAGACAATAATGATATTAATGCTTACTTGGTTAAAGTTAATTTAAAATAA
- a CDS encoding DUF4912 domain-containing protein, which translates to MAVEKLTSIKVNINTAMSEELTRLKGIGPALAKRIINYRKNKGEFNSLEEIKKVSGIGKKLFSSIKSNITNEIQEVNLKQLDEEESPSSSGSSSDLSLVEDAKDDQEDNIDNLNQYQVPESYGSNKLVLQVKNPKTAHLYWEYTNDKVEEVIAQTEYSDISEVNLVLKIYNLSKKSEQYINIGLDNDSWWLNGMEADQTYFAELGFLDEDDNFYSILESNKVTMPVNKISDNLDEKWMTVKEKMDEIYVLSGSLLYQNENNNYSSKDVVRKLESITDLSKLEESYSSDNLLDGSSEIQ; encoded by the coding sequence ATGGCAGTGGAAAAACTTACATCTATTAAAGTGAATATTAATACAGCTATGTCAGAAGAACTAACTAGATTAAAGGGGATTGGACCGGCTTTAGCAAAAAGAATAATTAATTATCGGAAGAATAAAGGTGAATTTAATAGCTTAGAAGAGATAAAGAAGGTCTCAGGAATTGGGAAGAAGCTTTTTTCTAGTATAAAATCTAATATTACAAATGAAATTCAGGAGGTTAATTTAAAGCAGTTGGATGAAGAAGAATCTCCTTCTAGTTCAGGGTCAAGTTCTGATTTATCTCTAGTAGAAGATGCTAAAGATGATCAGGAAGATAATATAGATAACCTTAATCAGTATCAGGTTCCTGAAAGTTATGGTAGTAATAAATTGGTATTACAGGTAAAGAATCCGAAAACTGCTCATCTATATTGGGAATATACGAATGATAAAGTAGAAGAGGTTATTGCTCAAACTGAATATAGTGATATTTCTGAAGTTAATCTGGTATTAAAAATTTATAATTTAAGCAAGAAATCAGAACAATATATAAATATAGGCTTGGATAATGATAGTTGGTGGCTAAATGGTATGGAAGCTGATCAGACTTATTTTGCTGAATTAGGTTTTTTAGATGAAGATGATAATTTTTATTCTATTCTTGAATCAAATAAAGTCACTATGCCAGTAAATAAAATAAGTGATAATTTAGATGAAAAATGGATGACTGTTAAGGAGAAGATGGATGAGATATATGTATTGTCAGGAAGTCTATTATATCAGAATGAAAATAATAATTATAGCTCTAAGGATGTAGTTAGGAAATTGGAATCAATTACTGATTTGTCCAAATTAGAGGAGAGCTATAGTTCTGATAATCTACTAGATGGTTCATCAGAAATTCAATAA
- a CDS encoding AAA family ATPase, translating into MAKDLGLGVGLAAVIFLAFNGINLLPILFLGGIGYFLFNTVSKQALGDNFSISNKDEIKVPEVDFSDIGGQDTAKNELLEALEFVKSKEKIKKLGIRPLKGLMLSGPPGTGKTLMAKAAAHYIDSVFISTSGSEFIEMYAGVGAKRVRKIFKEARDKAKKSNKNNAIIFIDEIDVLGGKRGKSSSHMEYDQTLNQLLVELDGISVDDQVNVLVVGATNRIDILDEALLRPGRFDRIVKVDLPDKEGREHILKIHTKNKPIADDVDLTQLAKETFRFSGAQLESLSNEAAIMAMRAGAEKINREHFKEAIDKVMMGEKLNRRPNIEELKRVAYHEVGHALLGEVVNPNSVSNITITSRGKALGYVRHNPEDDYYLQTIDYLKNQIAVLVAGSLVEEEILGNRSTGASNDFEKAIKVAQQIIFSGMSKLGVVGKDSLPGKMLHDTISEIINEQEAIVREEIKNNKDFIHQVVEILLEEESIIGDEFRRLLTEERKEDNVA; encoded by the coding sequence ATGGCTAAGGACTTAGGATTAGGAGTTGGCTTAGCAGCAGTTATCTTTTTAGCCTTTAATGGAATTAACCTACTTCCGATTCTATTCTTAGGAGGAATAGGTTATTTTCTATTTAATACTGTAAGCAAACAGGCTTTGGGAGATAACTTTTCTATTTCTAATAAGGATGAAATTAAAGTCCCTGAGGTGGACTTTTCTGATATAGGTGGGCAGGATACAGCTAAAAATGAGTTATTAGAGGCTTTAGAGTTTGTGAAAAGTAAAGAAAAGATTAAAAAATTAGGTATTAGACCATTAAAGGGTCTGATGTTAAGTGGTCCTCCAGGAACCGGTAAGACCTTAATGGCTAAAGCAGCAGCACATTATATAGATTCAGTATTCATCTCTACTTCAGGAAGTGAATTTATTGAGATGTATGCAGGGGTAGGTGCTAAAAGAGTTAGAAAGATATTTAAAGAAGCTCGTGATAAAGCTAAAAAATCTAATAAGAATAATGCAATTATCTTTATTGATGAAATTGATGTCTTAGGAGGAAAAAGAGGAAAGAGTTCAAGCCATATGGAGTATGATCAAACCTTAAATCAATTATTAGTTGAGCTTGATGGTATCTCTGTAGATGATCAAGTAAATGTATTGGTAGTTGGTGCTACTAACCGAATTGATATCTTAGATGAAGCGTTATTAAGACCTGGGCGTTTTGATAGAATTGTTAAAGTGGATCTTCCTGATAAAGAAGGAAGAGAGCATATTTTGAAGATTCATACCAAGAATAAACCAATAGCAGATGATGTTGATTTAACACAATTAGCTAAAGAGACCTTCCGTTTTTCTGGTGCTCAATTAGAAAGTTTGAGTAATGAAGCTGCTATTATGGCTATGAGAGCAGGAGCAGAGAAAATTAATCGAGAGCATTTTAAAGAAGCGATAGATAAGGTAATGATGGGTGAGAAATTAAACCGTCGCCCAAATATAGAAGAATTAAAGAGAGTTGCCTATCATGAAGTGGGGCATGCTTTATTAGGAGAAGTTGTAAATCCTAATTCTGTATCTAATATTACTATTACTTCTCGTGGTAAAGCATTAGGTTATGTGCGCCATAATCCTGAAGATGACTACTACCTACAGACTATCGATTATCTAAAGAATCAGATTGCAGTATTAGTAGCGGGCTCTTTAGTAGAAGAAGAGATCTTAGGTAATAGAAGTACAGGAGCAAGTAATGACTTTGAGAAAGCAATCAAAGTAGCTCAACAGATTATCTTTTCAGGTATGTCTAAGCTAGGAGTTGTAGGTAAAGATAGTTTACCAGGAAAGATGTTACATGATACAATTTCTGAAATTATTAATGAACAAGAAGCAATAGTAAGAGAAGAGATAAAGAATAATAAAGATTTTATTCACCAAGTTGTAGAAATACTACTAGAAGAAGAGAGTATTATAGGTGATGAATTTAGAAGATTATTAACAGAAGAAAGAAAAGAAGATAATGTTGCTTAA
- a CDS encoding Asp23/Gls24 family envelope stress response protein produces the protein MSEIKMKRTIIALILTLSILFAGSYFLDSYKLNHSLANDLEEISGVKSVKIDKEKVDYKIRLRLKEVDNLQKNFKEIKDRIDEAVEEKYTIILETEDSKELDKIYEQINLVLYEALETGEFVKLGDRINVYANNYQLDRKEVKVDNNYIYLTLVKGKQELYKVVERNQKEKSGGEMNG, from the coding sequence ATGAGTGAAATTAAGATGAAAAGGACAATAATAGCATTAATTTTGACCTTAAGTATCTTATTTGCTGGAAGTTATTTTTTAGATAGTTATAAATTAAATCATTCATTAGCCAATGATTTAGAAGAGATAAGTGGAGTAAAATCCGTTAAAATTGATAAAGAGAAAGTAGACTATAAAATTAGATTAAGATTAAAAGAAGTAGACAACTTACAAAAGAATTTTAAAGAAATTAAAGATAGAATTGATGAGGCTGTGGAAGAGAAGTATACTATAATTTTAGAAACTGAAGATTCTAAAGAATTAGATAAGATTTATGAACAAATAAATTTGGTTTTATATGAGGCTTTAGAGACTGGAGAATTTGTTAAATTAGGAGATAGAATTAATGTTTATGCCAATAATTATCAGCTGGATCGAAAAGAGGTTAAAGTTGATAATAACTATATTTATTTGACTTTAGTTAAAGGGAAGCAAGAATTATATAAAGTAGTTGAACGAAATCAAAAGGAAAAATCAGGAGGTGAGATGAATGGCTAA
- a CDS encoding class I SAM-dependent methyltransferase has protein sequence MFIMKSFDFDGEKYKESSKHQKEWGSRLIQDLNLKGDEIILDLGCGDGILTAQLAEAVPQGRVLGIDSSLGMIETATKLIRNNLDFQVMDITEINFIEQFDFIFSNAALHWVKDHKNLLDNCFKALKPNGMIRFNFAADGNCSNYFDVIRRTIKEARYRKYFKGFEWPWYMPKISNYKELIEDCKFSEIAVWEENADWHFPNSEELIKWIEQPSLVPFLKFISEEDIEAFRKTVIKRMLENTKLEDGRFFETFRRINVLAKK, from the coding sequence GTGTTTATAATGAAAAGTTTTGATTTTGATGGTGAGAAATATAAAGAATCTTCAAAACATCAGAAAGAATGGGGAAGTAGACTGATACAAGATCTAAATTTAAAAGGGGATGAAATTATCCTAGACTTGGGCTGTGGTGATGGGATATTGACAGCTCAATTGGCTGAAGCTGTTCCACAGGGGAGAGTCTTGGGGATTGATTCTTCTTTAGGAATGATTGAGACTGCTACTAAATTAATTAGAAATAATTTAGATTTTCAAGTAATGGATATTACTGAGATTAATTTTATAGAACAGTTTGATTTTATCTTCTCTAATGCAGCCTTGCATTGGGTTAAAGATCATAAGAACTTACTTGATAATTGCTTTAAGGCATTAAAACCCAATGGGATGATTAGATTTAATTTTGCTGCTGATGGGAATTGTTCTAATTATTTTGATGTAATTAGAAGAACAATTAAAGAAGCGAGATATCGAAAGTACTTTAAGGGCTTTGAATGGCCTTGGTATATGCCTAAAATTAGTAATTATAAGGAGCTGATTGAAGATTGTAAATTTAGTGAAATAGCGGTATGGGAAGAGAATGCTGATTGGCATTTCCCAAATTCTGAGGAGTTAATCAAATGGATCGAGCAACCTTCTTTAGTTCCTTTTTTAAAGTTTATTTCAGAAGAAGATATTGAAGCATTTAGAAAGACAGTGATTAAAAGAATGCTAGAAAATACTAAATTAGAAGATGGAAGATTCTTTGAGACCTTTAGAAGGATTAATGTATTGGCGAAGAAATAA
- a CDS encoding M23 family metallopeptidase, which produces MKNITSAVNFPYYTVIAAQRREEYLFSIKGEANKRYAFKYQYEVIKGDPDRVYLNNYYLFPYKHGTKQKVTQGYNGDYSHQGKYAIDFDLDEGTEVTAIGDGVVVELREDSNLGGPYDEYLDDANYITIYQKDGTFADYAHLKYNGVLVEIGDKIEAGDIIAYSGNTGWSQGPHLHLEILEPVYMGLRTIPTSFLNYDGQIVRVKEGNYYYSTHYNRERFEVHLGEEITDYDLENYLKKIDTDYTLTIRREELDDTVIVYIRNAYPYDMEIELDLSKAINVSSSQGLPYLTKVPANSEIYAILLRPENNTKYWQYSIKCGYRRAK; this is translated from the coding sequence TTGAAAAATATAACTTCAGCGGTTAACTTTCCTTATTATACAGTAATAGCAGCCCAAAGAAGAGAAGAATATTTATTCTCTATAAAAGGAGAAGCTAATAAACGCTATGCTTTTAAATATCAATATGAAGTTATAAAAGGAGACCCAGACAGAGTTTATTTAAATAATTATTATTTATTTCCATATAAACATGGTACTAAGCAGAAAGTAACTCAAGGATATAATGGAGATTATAGCCATCAAGGCAAATATGCGATTGATTTTGATTTAGATGAGGGGACAGAGGTTACGGCTATAGGTGATGGTGTAGTTGTTGAGTTGCGAGAAGATTCTAATCTAGGTGGCCCTTATGATGAATATTTAGATGATGCTAATTATATTACTATTTATCAAAAAGATGGTACTTTTGCTGATTATGCACATCTTAAATATAATGGAGTATTAGTAGAAATAGGGGATAAGATAGAAGCAGGAGATATAATTGCTTATAGTGGAAATACAGGATGGTCTCAAGGTCCTCACCTTCATTTAGAGATATTAGAGCCTGTTTATATGGGGCTAAGAACTATTCCTACTAGTTTTCTGAACTATGATGGTCAAATAGTAAGAGTTAAAGAAGGTAATTATTATTACTCTACTCACTATAATCGTGAAAGGTTTGAGGTTCACTTAGGTGAAGAGATAACAGATTATGACTTAGAAAATTATCTTAAAAAGATCGATACAGATTATACTTTGACTATAAGACGAGAAGAACTTGATGATACAGTTATAGTTTATATTAGAAATGCCTATCCATATGATATGGAAATAGAGCTTGATTTATCTAAAGCTATTAATGTTAGTAGTAGTCAAGGATTACCTTATTTAACTAAGGTTCCTGCTAACTCAGAGATTTATGCTATCTTACTTAGGCCTGAAAATAACACTAAGTATTGGCAGTATAGTATAAAATGTGGATATAGAAGAGCTAAGTAA
- a CDS encoding PD40 domain-containing protein, which yields MKIIMRIFFCLTLIITISLGALANNSSFKGEDQVAFVSVINHNKDIWVINDDGTGLIKLTDNPFPEFSPQWSPDGTKLLYLSSHKGDFIQKKYKLWVVNSDGSNAHILADDLSHNSLNNIDWSADSNKIIFLSRKGEDDLLTIIDVDGNNRRILTDKDIQADYISFSPNRSQILAYLKGDDEDGLYIIDSEKKEKKKLTDSKGKYIQAQWSADGSKIAYIYKKHLFQIFGAKEGIYIMDSSGKNNILVVKEDHISNISLDPAGKAILFSVKYEKVTNPEAHITDQNTKTYYRRYIVAAKKNANPQRIKGSLPKWSPDGLKFAHQDGSYVHIKISGQKGYIKVPVSNLSSIVGWGPNSNKVLCEVKPGLFANNELYVFDYHGNQVYRLINGGFNVVFSTWSPKN from the coding sequence ATGAAGATAATAATGAGAATATTTTTTTGTTTAACTTTAATAATTACTATATCTTTAGGAGCTTTAGCAAATAACAGCAGTTTTAAAGGTGAGGATCAGGTTGCTTTTGTGTCAGTAATAAATCATAATAAAGATATTTGGGTGATTAATGATGATGGAACAGGGTTGATTAAATTAACTGATAATCCATTTCCAGAATTTTCACCACAATGGTCACCTGATGGAACTAAGCTTCTTTATCTTTCTAGTCATAAAGGTGATTTTATACAAAAGAAATATAAGCTATGGGTAGTTAATAGTGATGGGAGTAATGCTCATATCTTGGCTGATGATCTTAGTCATAATTCTCTTAATAATATAGACTGGTCAGCTGATAGTAATAAAATTATATTCTTATCGAGAAAAGGAGAAGATGATTTACTGACAATAATCGATGTTGATGGAAACAATAGAAGAATTTTGACTGATAAAGATATTCAAGCCGATTATATCTCTTTTTCTCCTAATAGATCTCAGATATTAGCTTATTTAAAGGGGGATGATGAAGACGGTTTATATATTATCGATTCAGAAAAGAAAGAAAAGAAGAAGTTAACTGATTCGAAAGGAAAATATATACAAGCTCAATGGTCAGCTGATGGAAGCAAGATTGCTTATATTTATAAGAAACACTTATTCCAAATATTTGGGGCAAAAGAAGGAATCTATATAATGGACAGTAGTGGAAAGAATAACATTCTGGTAGTTAAAGAAGATCATATCAGTAATATTTCATTAGATCCGGCAGGTAAAGCAATTTTATTTTCTGTCAAATATGAAAAAGTAACAAATCCTGAAGCTCATATAACTGACCAAAATACTAAAACTTATTATAGAAGATATATAGTTGCTGCTAAGAAGAATGCTAATCCTCAAAGAATAAAAGGGTCACTTCCTAAATGGTCTCCAGATGGTTTAAAGTTTGCTCATCAAGATGGTAGTTATGTACATATTAAGATTTCTGGCCAAAAAGGCTATATAAAAGTTCCTGTTAGTAATTTATCGTCTATAGTTGGCTGGGGACCTAATAGCAATAAGGTTCTTTGTGAAGTTAAGCCTGGCTTATTTGCTAACAATGAATTATATGTTTTTGATTATCATGGAAATCAAGTTTATAGATTAATTAATGGAGGATTTAATGTAGTATTCTCTACTTGGTCCCCCAAAAATTAA
- a CDS encoding NUDIX hydrolase has product MEDQLLKNIKKKLPKFPGIQGKDRYFNSAVLILLIYIDGEYHFLFQKRAADIRQGGEICFPGGRYEPGIDNSYEETAIRESVEELGVEKEKIEIIGQLDTLVATMGATVDSFIGIFKVDDLEQLNINLAEVEKVFTVPIAYFRDKIAEEYQVRLEVQPSYINQAGEEIKLFPAEELGLPERYRKPWGGRKHKLYLYDTSEGIIWGITAELIREVVNLID; this is encoded by the coding sequence ATGGAAGATCAATTATTAAAAAATATAAAAAAGAAATTGCCAAAATTTCCAGGTATACAAGGTAAAGATAGATATTTTAATTCTGCAGTTTTAATCTTATTAATTTATATCGACGGAGAGTATCATTTCTTATTTCAGAAAAGAGCTGCTGATATTAGACAGGGAGGAGAGATCTGTTTTCCAGGGGGGAGATATGAACCGGGTATAGATAATAGCTATGAGGAGACTGCTATTAGAGAAAGCGTTGAAGAGTTGGGGGTAGAGAAAGAAAAGATTGAAATTATAGGGCAATTAGATACTCTTGTGGCAACTATGGGGGCTACAGTTGACTCTTTTATTGGAATTTTTAAAGTAGATGATTTAGAGCAATTAAATATAAACCTTGCAGAGGTAGAGAAAGTCTTTACTGTCCCAATTGCTTACTTTAGAGATAAGATAGCAGAAGAATATCAAGTTAGATTAGAGGTTCAACCAAGTTATATAAATCAAGCGGGAGAAGAAATAAAATTATTCCCTGCTGAAGAACTAGGTCTACCTGAAAGGTATAGAAAACCTTGGGGTGGGCGGAAGCATAAACTCTATTTATATGATACTTCAGAAGGAATTATTTGGGGGATAACAGCTGAATTGATAAGAGAAGTGGTTAATCTTATTGATTAA
- a CDS encoding M48 family metalloprotease yields MESLYKADRRSLAKKYNYQKDLRNIYYLISKIILILIFLKLNLEIKFYELLTNWTRNFDLKLISFIIGLYLIYAIFAWSLDYFLSYKLAREYRLSNQEAKEWLIDKVKMSFLVIIFIYIISRLILTFEMSYGSLWWLAFSIIAMLFILIINFIFPVILFPIFFKLTPYPDNLLRERLENLFKKAKVRVADIYEFNLSSKVNSANAAVMGLGKTRKIILGDNLIDKYSEEEIEAIMAHEIGHHAHKDIFKQLLIQFFTLVFTSVFVSKLFPIFVEWKEYEASYSIVSLPLLIIIWGGISWLISPIPLYISRKSEEQADEFAFELIANPRNFATAMAKLADESLSNLKFGWYKLLFKASHPPIGQRIEKALEWDEKNK; encoded by the coding sequence ATGGAGAGCTTATATAAGGCTGATAGACGAAGCTTAGCTAAAAAATATAATTATCAGAAAGATCTAAGGAATATTTATTATTTGATTTCTAAAATTATATTAATTTTGATATTTTTAAAACTTAATTTAGAAATTAAGTTTTATGAATTATTAACTAATTGGACTAGAAATTTTGATTTGAAATTAATCAGTTTTATTATAGGATTATATCTAATATATGCTATTTTTGCTTGGAGTCTAGACTATTTTCTTAGTTATAAATTAGCTAGAGAATATAGACTATCAAATCAAGAAGCTAAGGAATGGCTAATAGATAAAGTCAAGATGTCTTTTTTAGTGATTATATTTATATACATAATATCTAGATTGATTTTAACTTTTGAAATGAGTTATGGTTCTTTATGGTGGTTAGCTTTTTCTATTATAGCTATGTTATTTATTCTCATAATAAATTTTATCTTTCCAGTAATTTTATTTCCTATATTCTTTAAGCTAACTCCTTATCCTGATAATTTATTAAGAGAAAGGTTAGAAAATCTGTTTAAAAAAGCTAAAGTAAGAGTAGCTGATATCTATGAATTTAATTTAAGCTCTAAAGTTAATTCTGCTAATGCTGCTGTAATGGGGCTAGGTAAGACTAGAAAGATTATTTTAGGTGATAATTTAATCGATAAATATAGCGAAGAAGAGATTGAAGCAATTATGGCCCATGAGATTGGTCACCATGCCCATAAAGATATTTTTAAACAACTGCTAATACAATTTTTTACTTTAGTATTTACTTCTGTTTTTGTCTCAAAGTTATTTCCTATTTTTGTAGAATGGAAGGAATATGAAGCTTCTTATAGTATTGTGTCTTTGCCATTATTGATTATAATTTGGGGAGGAATTAGTTGGTTGATAAGTCCAATTCCACTTTATATTAGTAGAAAATCTGAAGAGCAAGCAGATGAATTTGCTTTTGAATTGATAGCTAACCCTAGAAATTTTGCTACAGCTATGGCAAAATTGGCTGATGAAAGTTTGAGTAATTTAAAGTTTGGTTGGTATAAACTATTATTTAAGGCATCTCATCCACCAATAGGTCAGAGGATAGAGAAAGCATTAGAATGGGATGAGAAGAATAAATAG